The genomic region GGATCGTGGAGACCGCGAAGATGACCCTCGAGCGGACGCCGCCGGAGCTCGCGGCCGATATCGTCGACCGCGGGATCGTCATGGCCGGCGGCGGGTCGCCGTTCCGCGGCCTCGACCGGCTGCTCGCCGAGGAGACCGGGATGCCGGTAACGCTCCCCGATGATCCGCTGGGCACCGTCGCGCTGGGGATCGTAAGGGCGCTCGAGGAGCTCGAGATCCTGAAGAAGGTGCGCATCGCGAGGAAGACGTCTTAGAGGGTGCTATGTTATTCGACGCTCGGGCGAGCCCTGGGAACTTTCCGGATGTCGCGCGGCGATGACCCAGAATTGCGATACGAACGATCTTGGGCGGTGTCGCTGGCGCTTACCCCGCGTAGTTTGCTCGTCCGTCCCGTCCTGCGGCGGGAATTAGGCGCTCCCTTCTGCCTTTATCCGGCGCTGAGATGGGATTCGGAGCGTGTCCAACCACAGCGAGTAGTGCGGCGTCGAAGAAGAGGGGGAGCCGATGTCGCTGGAGGTCGGAAGCGCCGATGCGGGCCTCCGGCGGGCCGATCATACGCATCGACCCGGGCACCTGGCCCGGGCCGCTGCGGTGCTCCTCGGGACCACGGGCCTCCTTACGACCCCTTGTCGGCGGAGACCGGCTCGCGGTTCTTCTCGAAGACGACCTGGCCGTCCCGGGCGTCCAGGGTGATCTCGTCGCCCTGGCTGAACTTGCCCCGGAGCATGTCGTCGGAGAGCGGATCCTCTACCAGGCGCTGGATCGCCCGCCGGAGCGGCCGTGCCCCGTACTGGGGGTCGTACCCCTCCTCCGCCAAGAGGGCGCGGGCTGCGTCCGTCATCACGAGA from bacterium harbors:
- a CDS encoding rod shape-determining protein encodes the protein MAGIVETAKMTLERTPPELAADIVDRGIVMAGGGSPFRGLDRLLAEETGMPVTLPDDPLGTVALGIVRALEELEILKKVRIARKTS